In the genome of Thiobacter sp. AK1, one region contains:
- the dut gene encoding dUTP diphosphatase: MDCIDLMILDPRVRDLLPAYATPGSAGLDLRAAIDAPLTLKPGDTELIPTGLAIHIGDPGYAGMILPRSGLGHKHGIVLGNLVGLIDSDYQGQLFVSCWNRGREPFELQPLERIAQLVIVPVARVSFNIVEAFEASHRGSGGFGSTGKH; encoded by the coding sequence ATGGACTGCATTGACCTGATGATCCTCGACCCGCGGGTACGGGATCTTTTGCCTGCCTATGCCACACCCGGTTCCGCGGGGCTCGATCTGCGCGCCGCCATCGACGCGCCCCTCACCCTGAAGCCCGGCGACACGGAGCTGATTCCCACGGGGCTTGCCATCCACATCGGCGATCCGGGTTATGCCGGGATGATCCTGCCCCGCTCGGGCCTCGGCCACAAGCATGGCATCGTCCTGGGCAATCTGGTGGGCCTCATCGATTCCGACTACCAAGGGCAGCTCTTTGTCTCCTGCTGGAATCGGGGACGCGAGCCATTTGAGCTGCAACCCCTGGAGCGAATTGCCCAACTCGTCATCGTGCCGGTGGCACGTGTGAGCTTCAACATCGTGGAAGCCTTCGAGGCCAGCCACCGGGGCAGTGGCGGCTTCGGCAGCACGGGTAAGCACTGA
- a CDS encoding GGDEF domain-containing protein, whose protein sequence is MKPSIARLFLVGFFVLALAASAAGFLLHAAVALHQHFVRNQPPAYAGAVLSAQLQSLPIRLRGEARAIAHSPLTVQALAQGSDTERQNLVATLRGFYPELHEIQILSEDQAAGRSPIPGSLSTTQRKLIDALRERPDSTDAMTVERLSLRFSAPVRHPDDNRLLGFVLLARDLGDIQLLFAGTPLLDGYAELQQQDGNRFETLLKRGDESLKSVSAPRYTEISGTPWRLATWSAPGPTGLLADVRMSFVLVWAGLILLMALALALIYFYGNRALQDDLAALTKLFSDISHNRMRKSYNVQLEEVQPAYLIMYQLGKLMVGKHLAAVNSAGMDHLSQVHNRRSFDAKQREIYQQAKEGWPASLLILDIDDFKRVNDTYGHDAGDQLIIQFGKLLKERLRSSDFVARLGGDEFCVIFPNTPLKRAMELADRLRRSMPATVELAPGVMHALSWSGGLSEFSRHDQAENAALARADQALLEAKRGGRNRTQMKAA, encoded by the coding sequence ATGAAACCCTCCATCGCCCGCCTGTTTCTGGTGGGTTTTTTTGTGCTGGCCCTGGCCGCCTCGGCGGCGGGATTTCTGCTGCACGCGGCGGTCGCCCTGCATCAACACTTCGTGCGCAACCAACCGCCCGCCTACGCCGGGGCGGTGCTTTCAGCGCAGCTGCAAAGCCTGCCCATCCGCCTGCGCGGCGAGGCGCGCGCCATCGCCCATTCCCCTCTCACCGTGCAGGCCCTTGCCCAAGGGTCGGACACGGAGCGTCAGAATCTCGTCGCCACCCTGCGCGGCTTCTACCCAGAACTCCACGAAATCCAGATCCTCAGCGAAGACCAGGCGGCGGGCCGCAGCCCCATTCCCGGCAGCCTGAGCACCACCCAGCGCAAGCTGATCGACGCCTTGCGGGAACGACCCGACAGCACCGACGCCATGACGGTGGAGCGTTTGAGCCTGCGCTTTTCCGCCCCCGTGCGTCACCCTGATGACAATCGTCTGCTGGGCTTTGTGCTGCTGGCGCGCGATCTCGGCGACATCCAGCTGCTGTTCGCCGGCACGCCGTTGTTGGATGGCTATGCCGAGCTGCAGCAGCAGGACGGCAACCGCTTCGAGACCCTGCTCAAGCGCGGCGACGAAAGCCTCAAGAGCGTCTCAGCACCACGTTACACGGAGATATCGGGCACGCCCTGGCGGCTCGCCACCTGGTCAGCCCCGGGCCCCACGGGCCTGCTCGCCGATGTGCGCATGAGCTTCGTGCTGGTGTGGGCGGGCCTGATCCTGCTGATGGCCCTGGCCCTAGCCCTCATCTACTTTTACGGGAATCGCGCGCTCCAGGATGACCTTGCGGCCCTCACCAAACTGTTTTCCGACATCTCCCACAACCGCATGCGCAAGAGCTATAACGTGCAGCTCGAAGAGGTGCAGCCGGCCTACCTCATCATGTATCAGCTGGGCAAGCTGATGGTGGGCAAGCATCTGGCGGCGGTGAACTCGGCCGGCATGGATCACCTCTCCCAGGTACACAACCGACGCAGCTTCGATGCCAAACAGCGCGAAATCTACCAGCAGGCGAAGGAAGGCTGGCCCGCGAGCCTGCTCATCCTGGACATCGACGACTTCAAGCGCGTCAACGACACCTACGGCCACGACGCCGGCGACCAGCTCATCATCCAGTTCGGCAAACTGCTCAAGGAACGCCTGCGCTCCAGCGATTTCGTGGCCCGCTTAGGCGGCGATGAGTTCTGTGTGATCTTCCCCAACACACCCTTGAAACGGGCGATGGAGTTGGCCGACCGGCTGCGCCGCAGCATGCCGGCCACCGTGGAGCTGGCGCCGGGCGTTATGCACGCGTTGTCCTGGAGCGGCGGCTTATCCGAATTCAGTCGCCACGATCAGGCGGAAAATGCCGCTCTGGCGCGCGCCGACCAGGCCCTGCTGGAAGCTAAACGGGGCGGACGCAACCGCACGCAGATGAAGGCCGCCTGA
- a CDS encoding LexA family protein: MADDADYLAKLQDFYARHRVLPAYSTMGELLGLRSKSSVAALVGRLKLAGYLETAPDRRLKPTARFFERPRVDGVRAGRPHPAGEGGSEALTLDEYLIERPSRTVLIPVKGDSMIDAGIRDGDIVVVERKPTAEVGDIVVAVVDNEFTLKYLDKDRQGFLLRAANPAYAPIRPAGSLEIYGVVVGLVRKYR; this comes from the coding sequence ATGGCCGACGACGCCGACTACCTCGCCAAACTCCAGGATTTCTACGCCCGGCATCGGGTCCTGCCTGCCTACTCCACCATGGGTGAGCTCCTCGGCCTGCGCTCCAAGTCTTCGGTGGCGGCCCTGGTGGGCCGACTCAAGCTGGCGGGGTATCTCGAAACCGCCCCGGACCGGCGACTCAAACCCACGGCGCGCTTTTTCGAGCGGCCACGGGTGGATGGCGTGCGAGCGGGACGACCCCACCCCGCCGGCGAAGGGGGTAGCGAGGCCCTCACCCTGGACGAATATCTCATCGAGCGGCCGTCGCGAACCGTATTGATTCCGGTCAAGGGCGATTCCATGATCGACGCCGGTATCCGCGACGGCGACATCGTCGTGGTGGAGCGCAAGCCCACTGCGGAGGTGGGCGACATCGTGGTGGCGGTGGTGGATAACGAGTTCACCCTGAAATACCTGGACAAAGACCGCCAGGGCTTCCTCCTGCGAGCCGCCAACCCCGCCTATGCCCCCATCCGCCCGGCGGGCAGCCTGGAAATTTACGGCGTGGTGGTGGGGCTGGTACGCAAGTACCGCTGA
- a CDS encoding NUDIX hydrolase, with product MTRNEAVAPYCYSHPHPAVTTDVVLFTIREETLQVLLVRRRNAPFAGQWALPGGFLDPAEDLITCALRELAEETGITDVYLEQLYTFGRPDRDPRGRVISVTYYGLAPADRLTLKAGSDAKQTAWFPYGALPPLAFDHREIVDKAHERLVAKLEYSTIAFQFLPAQFTLSELQEVYEIIRSEPLDKRNFRKWVLARNLIEETGAQRRNGSHRPAKLFRTKYPGRVEIIR from the coding sequence ATGACACGAAACGAAGCCGTGGCTCCGTACTGCTATTCCCATCCCCATCCCGCGGTCACCACCGACGTGGTGCTGTTCACCATCCGAGAGGAGACGCTGCAGGTGCTGCTCGTGCGCCGGCGCAATGCCCCGTTTGCCGGCCAGTGGGCCCTGCCCGGGGGGTTTTTGGATCCCGCGGAGGATCTCATCACCTGCGCCCTACGTGAGCTGGCCGAGGAGACGGGCATCACCGACGTCTATCTGGAGCAGCTCTACACCTTCGGTCGCCCCGACCGGGATCCCCGGGGGCGGGTCATCTCCGTGACCTACTATGGCCTCGCCCCCGCCGACCGCCTCACCCTCAAGGCAGGTTCCGATGCCAAGCAGACAGCCTGGTTTCCCTATGGCGCGCTGCCTCCCCTCGCCTTCGATCATCGCGAAATCGTGGACAAGGCCCATGAGCGCCTGGTGGCCAAGCTGGAATACTCCACCATCGCCTTCCAGTTCCTGCCCGCCCAGTTCACGCTGAGCGAGCTGCAGGAGGTCTATGAGATCATCCGCTCGGAACCCCTCGACAAGCGCAATTTCCGCAAATGGGTCCTCGCCCGCAACTTGATCGAGGAAACCGGTGCCCAGCGTCGCAATGGCAGTCATCGTCCCGCTAAACTGTTTCGCACCAAGTACCCGGGCCGCGTCGAGATCATCCGCTAG
- the nadA gene encoding quinolinate synthase NadA → MAVIVPLNCFAPSTRAASRSSASAPPKPGKFMEPALPFAALTDRTAQIDRIKRMLVEQDAVLVAHYYTDGALQTLADETGGHVADSLEMARFGHAHPARTLVVAGVRFMGETAKILNPEKRVLLVEKDATCSLDDACPPEAFGAFCDAHPDRTVVVYANTSAAVKARADWVVTSAIAVKVVEHLHRQGKKILWAPDKHLGSYVQRVTGADMLLWQGSCVVHERFKAELLADMKQRHPAAAVLVHPEAPAGVVSLADVVGSTTTLIRAARELPHAEFIVATDNGIFHKMREAAPGKVFIEAPSGGVGATCASCAHCPWMAMNSLDALERVLSRGDSEVVIDETVRRRAVVPIQRMLDFAAAQPRTY, encoded by the coding sequence ATGGCAGTCATCGTCCCGCTAAACTGTTTCGCACCAAGTACCCGGGCCGCGTCGAGATCATCCGCTAGTGCCCCACCCAAGCCAGGAAAGTTCATGGAACCAGCCCTTCCCTTCGCTGCCTTGACCGATCGTACGGCCCAGATTGACCGCATCAAGCGCATGCTGGTGGAACAGGACGCGGTGCTGGTGGCGCACTACTACACGGATGGCGCGCTCCAGACCCTCGCAGACGAAACTGGGGGCCATGTCGCCGATTCCCTGGAAATGGCGCGCTTCGGCCATGCGCACCCCGCGCGCACCCTGGTGGTCGCCGGCGTGCGCTTCATGGGCGAGACCGCCAAGATCCTCAACCCGGAAAAGCGGGTGCTGTTGGTGGAAAAGGACGCCACCTGCTCCCTGGACGACGCTTGCCCGCCGGAAGCCTTCGGCGCCTTCTGCGACGCCCATCCTGACCGCACCGTGGTGGTCTATGCCAACACCAGCGCGGCGGTCAAGGCGCGTGCCGACTGGGTGGTAACCTCCGCCATCGCGGTCAAGGTGGTGGAACATCTGCATCGACAAGGCAAGAAAATCCTCTGGGCGCCCGACAAACATCTGGGCAGTTACGTGCAGCGCGTCACCGGCGCCGACATGCTGCTGTGGCAAGGAAGCTGCGTGGTACACGAGCGTTTCAAGGCCGAGCTGCTTGCCGACATGAAACAGCGCCACCCGGCGGCAGCGGTGTTGGTGCATCCGGAAGCGCCGGCGGGCGTGGTGAGCCTAGCCGATGTAGTGGGCTCCACCACCACCCTCATCCGCGCTGCCCGCGAGTTACCCCATGCAGAGTTCATCGTCGCCACCGACAACGGCATCTTCCACAAGATGCGCGAGGCCGCGCCGGGCAAGGTCTTCATCGAGGCCCCCAGCGGCGGTGTCGGCGCCACCTGCGCAAGCTGCGCCCATTGCCCGTGGATGGCGATGAATAGCCTGGATGCCTTGGAACGGGTGCTCAGCCGAGGCGACAGCGAAGTGGTGATCGACGAGACCGTGCGCCGCCGGGCGGTGGTGCCCATTCAGCGCATGCTGGACTTCGCCGCGGCCCAGCCGCGCACCTATTGA